The sequence GTACAAATCTGCGGCCTCTGCCGGTTCGGTGACCAATTCACCGTAGTAGGGAAAATCTCCTTCAAAAGCTGTGATTTGTGACAAACGTGTAGTTCCGGTTCCCGGGAAGAAAGCCATCGAATTGAATTCCAACCCGGTAGTGACTTCACCGCCAAGTGAGTCTAAAACCTCTTGTAATTCAGGCTGAAAGGGAGCGTTACGTTCAACTTCTAAATCAGCCCCAAGTAATTCTTTGGATTGATTTTCAATGCTGGTATTGAGGTTGTCCCGGAAGGAAGTAATAGCCGTTTGGGCAGCCACACCTACAATAATTGCTGCCATGAAAAGAAACAACTTGGAGCGATTCGAACGGGAATCACGCCATGCCATTTTAAATGTCCACCAGATAGAATTTTGATTATTTGTCATGGTCTATTTAGCAATAGTTTCAGGTTCCTGTTCAACAAAACTGTCTTCGTGAACCTGACCATTTTTGAGCTTGATAATGCGATTACATTTCTTAGCGAGCTCAAGATCATGAGTTACCAACACCAAGGTTGTTCCCTGCTGTTCGTTTAGATCAAAAATAAGCTTTTCGATGTACTGCCCGGTTTCTGTATCCAGGTTTCCGGTCGGTTCATCAGCAAAAAGAATCTTTGGCTGATTGATAAATGCGCGGGCTATAGCTACTCGCTGTTGCTCACCTCCGGAAAGTTGGGTAGGGTAGTGATGGGTACGGTCGCCAAGGCCAACGCTGGTGAGTAATTCAATAGCTCTTTCCCGGACTTCCTTTGTTCCCTCGCCACGCAATTCAAGTGGAACCATTACGTTCTCTACAGCGGTTAAGGTAGGCACAAGTTGAAATGTCTGGAACACGAAACCAACATGTTTGTTTCTAACCTGAGCCCGTTCGTCTTCGTTTAAGGGATTAAGTGGAATTCCGTTGAGGGATACACTTCCGGAAGAAGGGCGATCAAGTCCGGCGCATAAACCTAATAAGGTTGTTTTGCCGGAACCGGACGGACCAACAATTGCGCAGGAAATACCTTCCTGAATTGAAAAATTAATATCGTCAACGACGGTTAATGTTTTTGTTCCGCTTTTAAATTTGCGGAATAACTGATGAACTTCGAGTATATTTGACACGTTTCTTCTTTTTGGAGTTATACCGAAACAAACAAAGGAATTATCAAATAACATTCCTTTAAAGTTTGACAATTATTACGGCACAAAATTCACAATGTTATTTATGATTAGAGAATTAACAATCGCACTTATTTTATTGATGGCTGTTTCAGTACAAGCTCAGGAGACGGAAGCCCAAACCATCTTATTTTTTGGTGATAGCATCACCGCTGGACTCGGAGTTCAGCAGGAGCAAGCTTTTCCTGCTCTTGTGCAGGATAGGATTGATTCATTAGGAATGAACTATGAAGTTATTAATGGCGGGCTAAGCGGTGAGACTTCAGCCGGTGGTTTACGGCGTATTGACTGGATTCTTCGCCGTGATATTGATCTCATGGTTTTGGAGTTGGGAGGCAATGACGGATTAAGAGGTATTGACTTAAGTTCGACCAAAGAAAACCTTCAGAAAATTATTGAAAAATTTCAGGCTAAAAATCCTAATGGACAAATAATACTGGCCGGTATGCAAGTCCCGCCAAATTTAGGGCAGGAGTATACTTCAGAATTTCAAACTATTTACCCTGAGTTGGCCGAAGAAAATGACCTTCCTTTAATTCCACTCATTATGGATAAACTCGGAGGGAGTGAAGAATTGATTCAAGGGGACGGAATTCATCCAACGCCCAAAGGACATAAGGTGATCGCGGAAACCGTGTGGGATGTATTGAAGGAATATATCTAAAGATAGATTATAAATTATTGAGTGCATTCAAGATGAGTAGAAGTAAATTGCGGTGTATTGGTCACTGAAAAAAGTATGTGATATGCTCCCAGAAGATTATCTCCCAAATACTGATTGAAAGACCTTATTTTGAAGTGCTATAATTCAATACTTAATCCATTAATAAAGATGAAAAAGCTACTTACCACATTTTTCATATCCATCACATTGGTATGTACTCTAAATGCACAGGATGCATTACTTGATTACAAGCCAAAAGTACTTTTAGTCACAGCTCACCCTGATGATGATGCTCTCTATTCAGCTACAATTTTTAAAACAACCCAATTGTTAAACGGAGTTGTGGATTTAGCTTTGCTTACCAATGGAGAGGGAGGCTACACCTATTCAACCCTGGGAAGCTATATTTATGAAGGGAAGCTGGATGGAAAAGAGTTGGATACAGAAGAGGTGGGAAGAAAGTGGCTGCCGGGTATCCGTAAAAAGGAATTGATGGCCGGGGGAGATATTGTAGGAATCCGCAACTACTTCTTTTTAGATCAGCCCGATTTTGAGTATACCGAGGATGTGAGTATTCCTTTAGTAAAATGGAACACGGATTGGGCACGAACCAAACTTGCAAACATCATGCAAGAGGGAGAGTATGATTTTCTTTTCCTGATGCTGCCCTATGAGACTACTCATGGTCACCATAAGGCTTCAGCAGTGATAGCCCTGCAGGCTCTGCAGACCTTACCTAAAGAAAATCGCCCTATTGCCCTCCAGGGATTTATCCGAAGGGGTGAAGAAGATCCGGGTGTTGATTTCAGCCAGCTTGAGAACCATCCCGAAACAAGAGTGATGACTGATCAGATTTTCGAGTTTAACCGAAATCAGACTTTTGGGGCGAATGACCGAATGAATTACAACATTATCGGAAACTGGGTGATTGCTGAACATAAATCGCAAGGAACCATGCAGCTGCTTATGCAGAGTGACAAAGGTGTTATTGAGCAATATTGGTATGTTGCATTGAACGGTGAAGAGGGACTGGCTAAAACCGCCGAATTTTTTAAAGCAGTAAATGCCGTTGAGCCGTGATTTCGTTAATCGTTATTCGTGAAGCGTAAACCACGAATAACGATTAACCAATAACGAACCTACTCAATAGAAAAAGACCAGTGTCATCCGGGTTCCATTTCGATGGTAATTTAGAATTTTACCGGATGCTACTCCGTGCTCGTCCGACCACTTTGGCAAAAACCTGAACAGAGATACAATGTATCAGTGGTCTGACGAATTGTTCACTCCAAAAACAGACGCAATTCTATCCCTAGCCTTTATTTATTCATCGGACGAACTTAAGTCGTCAGATGAAGGTCGATGATTAGCCAATCACAAAACTATTTGATGGAAAAAGAAATGTTGATGTTGGCGGTAACGGAAACTGTTTGAGCAAAGTCCATCATTGAGGACTCACTTCTCACTGCATCCATAGCCATCATACTTGATTTACGGGGTATCCCAATCTGATGATCGGAATAATTAATAGTTTGCACTGGTCCCAATGCAACTCCCGAAGTGTTTGCAATGAGTTCGGCTCGCTCTTTCGCCGCTTCTATAGCGCTGATTAAAGCTTTTTCTTTTCCTTCTGAAATTTCAGTAGAAGAAAACTGACCATTAAATGAGTCGAACCCATTTTCGATGAGTGTAATTTGGATTTTCTCATACGTTCCAAAATTATTAAAAGACAGACTTACGGATTGATTTGTAACCGTTGTCTGGCTTTCATTCCGATACCTTTTATTCATTCTGATGGGTTCAAAATCAATATCCTCTTCTTTGATGTCGAATTCTTTTAAAAGATCAGCAAGTAAAGATTCTCGTTCTTTATGAGCTTCAAAAGCTTCCTTTGGGGTATCAGCTTCAGCGTTGATGTTCACATTAAAGATAATGAGGTTAGCCGGAAGGAGTTCAGATGCACTCATGTTTATGGTGATTGTACGTTCAGAAATAGGCTGCTGCTGAGCCATGGATTTACAACTCACACCAAAAAAGAGAAGGCTTACAGTGAGTGTGATTTTCCCAAGTTTTCTACCAGTTGATACCATACTCTTTCTTGATTTCTTGAACGTCTGCATAATTTTTTCCTCTGTCTAATTTAAAAATCCGGCTTCCCGAAACGTCGTATTCTTCTAATGAATATCCACGCCTGTACCAACTTTCCAGAACCTCTAAATATTGTTCTTTACTTTTTTTACTTCCCAATTTAATGGTGAAAGTTTCCGGCTCTTCTCCGTTAGAAATAGATACCTGGAGTATTAGTTTTGGGCTAAACCAGTTTAGCTTCTGAATAACGTATACTTTGATTTCAGAATCAGTGTTTACTTCTATGGGAGAATCGGGAAACTGTTCCTCTTTTTTAGTTGGGAACAGCTGTATTTCATTTTCTGTTAGCTCTGCTTTACCGGCGCTTTTTCTGAACAACACTCCCATAAATGCAAAGCCATAGCCAATAACCATGGTAGCAGCTAACAGCATTACCTGCCAGTCAGCCAATTCAATATCCAGCAGAGTAAACAAGTGAAAGCTTAAATAGCTAAGTATCGCAACGGTGGTCCAAAGTTTGAATTCAATAGATTCAGTAAAAGTTACACGATCCGTTAATGGATCTTTAGAAGCAACAAGATGGGTAAGGTTAAATTCATACTTCATTGTTCTATGATTTTTGTGACTGTTGGCAGCATTTCTCCAATCCACATGCTATACATTTTAGCCGAAGGGTGAAGTTCATCAGAAGCTAATAGTGATAAATCATAGTTAGCTAATTCTGAAATCGGTGTAATATTGATGAAAGGAATATCATATTCACTGCTGATATCTCTGGCTATGCGGTCATATTCGATTAATTCGGCCCCAATTTTCTTCGGGTTTCGGGATTCTGCAAAAGGAGTAACTCCATAATTTGGGATGGATATGACAAATACGTTCCCCGCATTTCCTCCGGCAAAACCAATAGCTTGCTCTAATAACTCTCTGAATTCGGTTTTATAGAGCTCAATTTCTTTTCCCTGGTATTGATTATTCACTCCAATTAAAAGAGATACCAAGTCAAAGTCGGAGCTTGGAGCTGTTTCCTGAATTCCACCTTTTAAATCGGTGGTTGTCCAGCCGTTGGTAGCAATTATTTGTGTGGTGTCAACTGAAATACCCATCATTCTAAGCGTATCAGCCAACTGGTAAGGGTAACTATTTTGGGGATTAATGGCTGTTCCAATAGTGTATGAGTCTCCCAGGGCTAAATACCGAACAGATTCTTTTTCAAGCTTTTGGTACTCTTCGTCAGGCTGACAATTCGCAGAAACAAGGAAAAGCGTCAAAAAAAGTGGTAACAGTAAAAATGGTTTTAAGAAAGTGTTCATGACTATAAAGCTAAAGAGCGTTGTTGAGTATTGCTAAGGATAAGATTTGCAAAGGATTCATGCACAAATAAAAAGTAATGGAAGCGCTTGCATTTATGCCCAAAACAGACTTTTATTTGGTTACCTAAAATTATCGGCAATAAAAGCAGTTCGC comes from Balneola sp. and encodes:
- a CDS encoding ABC transporter — its product is MSNILEVHQLFRKFKSGTKTLTVVDDINFSIQEGISCAIVGPSGSGKTTLLGLCAGLDRPSSGSVSLNGIPLNPLNEDERAQVRNKHVGFVFQTFQLVPTLTAVENVMVPLELRGEGTKEVRERAIELLTSVGLGDRTHHYPTQLSGGEQQRVAIARAFINQPKILFADEPTGNLDTETGQYIEKLIFDLNEQQGTTLVLVTHDLELAKKCNRIIKLKNGQVHEDSFVEQEPETIAK
- a CDS encoding arylesterase, producing the protein MIRELTIALILLMAVSVQAQETEAQTILFFGDSITAGLGVQQEQAFPALVQDRIDSLGMNYEVINGGLSGETSAGGLRRIDWILRRDIDLMVLELGGNDGLRGIDLSSTKENLQKIIEKFQAKNPNGQIILAGMQVPPNLGQEYTSEFQTIYPELAEENDLPLIPLIMDKLGGSEELIQGDGIHPTPKGHKVIAETVWDVLKEYI
- a CDS encoding PIG-L domain-containing protein, which translates into the protein MKKLLTTFFISITLVCTLNAQDALLDYKPKVLLVTAHPDDDALYSATIFKTTQLLNGVVDLALLTNGEGGYTYSTLGSYIYEGKLDGKELDTEEVGRKWLPGIRKKELMAGGDIVGIRNYFFLDQPDFEYTEDVSIPLVKWNTDWARTKLANIMQEGEYDFLFLMLPYETTHGHHKASAVIALQALQTLPKENRPIALQGFIRRGEEDPGVDFSQLENHPETRVMTDQIFEFNRNQTFGANDRMNYNIIGNWVIAEHKSQGTMQLLMQSDKGVIEQYWYVALNGEEGLAKTAEFFKAVNAVEP
- a CDS encoding SIMPL domain-containing protein, whose translation is MVSTGRKLGKITLTVSLLFFGVSCKSMAQQQPISERTITINMSASELLPANLIIFNVNINAEADTPKEAFEAHKERESLLADLLKEFDIKEEDIDFEPIRMNKRYRNESQTTVTNQSVSLSFNNFGTYEKIQITLIENGFDSFNGQFSSTEISEGKEKALISAIEAAKERAELIANTSGVALGPVQTINYSDHQIGIPRKSSMMAMDAVRSESSMMDFAQTVSVTANINISFSIK
- a CDS encoding lysophospholipase encodes the protein MNTFLKPFLLLPLFLTLFLVSANCQPDEEYQKLEKESVRYLALGDSYTIGTAINPQNSYPYQLADTLRMMGISVDTTQIIATNGWTTTDLKGGIQETAPSSDFDLVSLLIGVNNQYQGKEIELYKTEFRELLEQAIGFAGGNAGNVFVISIPNYGVTPFAESRNPKKIGAELIEYDRIARDISSEYDIPFINITPISELANYDLSLLASDELHPSAKMYSMWIGEMLPTVTKIIEQ